The following proteins come from a genomic window of Maylandia zebra isolate NMK-2024a linkage group LG22, Mzebra_GT3a, whole genome shotgun sequence:
- the zgc:136493 gene encoding putative 2-ketogluconate reductase isoform X1, with amino-acid sequence MSMLGNNPDRSVKFGNRWELVPVPFFSVYPLLYESCALSNQTMAEDKPWALISEVGEQGFIEEVTDIIKQHFNIICLRDFLQNPQQHGPKIQAILMWNTFPAAKPSLLSSLPSLKVVANGGVGIDHLDVPYITSLGVKVANTPGVVSVATADMAMGLLLASARKIVEGHQIAVDPKTTSIPQSLVGVEVTGSTLGIIGMGHIGYKIAQRSKGFDMKILYHNRHRRSVEDEQSVGASYCENMDDLLREADFVVLVVNLSPETKGLISHRELSLMKPTATLVNVSRGLVVDQDALVKALQSGEIRAAALDVTHPEPLPRDHPLLSLPNVLITPHVGTYTYATIKRTVQCMVDNAVAAVNGLPVPNEVKLK; translated from the exons ATGTCAATGCTAGGCAATAATCCAGATCGTAGTGTAAAGTTTGGAAACAGGTGGGAACTGGTCCCAGTGCCTTTCTTTTCTGTTTACCCTCTCCTTTACGAATCCTGTGCTTTATCCAATCAGACGATGGCAGAGGACAAACCGTGGGCTCTGATCTCAGAGGTGGGCGAGCAGGGTTTCATCGAAGAGGTCACTGACATAATAAAACAACACTTCAACATAATCTGCCTCAGAGACTTTCTACAAAACCCCCAGCAGCACGGCCCAAAGATCCAGGCCATACTGATGTGGAACACCTTCCCTGCAGCCAAGCCGTCGCTGCTCAGCTCGCTTCCATCACTAAAAGTGGTCGCCAATGGAGGAGTGGGCATCGACCACCTGGATGTGCCGTACATTACCAGTCTCGGGGTGAAGGTGGCCAACACGCCCGGCGTGGTGAGTGTCGCCACTGCAGATATGGCTATGGGTCTGCTGCTGGCATCCGCAAGAAAGATAGTTGAAG GTCACCAAATAGCTGTTGACCCCAAGACTACCAGTATACCACAAAGCCTGGTGGGAGTCGAAGTCACCGGGTCGACTCTGGGGATCATCGGAATGGGACACATCGGATACAAAATTGCTCAGAGAAGCAAAGGGTTTGATATGAAGATCCTGTATCACAACAGACACAGAAG GAGCGTTGAAGATGAGCAGTCAGTGGGGGCGAGTTACTGTGAGAACATGGATGACCTGCTGAGGGAGGCCGACTTTGTTGTGCTCGTTGTCAACCTTTCCCCTGAAACCAAAGGCCTGATCAGCCACAGGGAGCTGTCCCTCATGAAACCCACTGCAACCCTGGTCAACGTCAGCAGAG GTCTGGTTGTTGATCAGGATGCTTTAGTCAAAGCTCTGCAGTCTGGAGAAATTCGAGCAGCAGCTTtagatgtgactcatcctgaaCCTTTGCCCAG GGATCACCCTCTCCTCAGCCTGCCTAATGTACTCATCACACCCCATGTTGGCACCTACACCTATGCTACAATAAAACGGACGGTTCAGTGCATGGTGGATAATGCCGTAGCAGCTGTGAATGGCCTACCTGTTCCCAATGAAGTCAAGTTGAAATGA
- the zgc:136493 gene encoding putative 2-ketogluconate reductase isoform X3 produces MSSLCYTRRVRNLWAPALASWVLKATIPHKPVCQLKKTMAEDKPWALISEVGEQGFIEEVTDIIKQHFNIICLRDFLQNPQQHGPKIQAILMWNTFPAAKPSLLSSLPSLKVVANGGVGIDHLDVPYITSLGVKVANTPGVVSVATADMAMGLLLASARKIVEGHQIAVDPKTTSIPQSLVGVEVTGSTLGIIGMGHIGYKIAQRSKGFDMKILYHNRHRRSVEDEQSVGASYCENMDDLLREADFVVLVVNLSPETKGLISHRELSLMKPTATLVNVSRGLVVDQDALVKALQSGEIRAAALDVTHPEPLPRDHPLLSLPNVLITPHVGTYTYATIKRTVQCMVDNAVAAVNGLPVPNEVKLK; encoded by the exons ACGATGGCAGAGGACAAACCGTGGGCTCTGATCTCAGAGGTGGGCGAGCAGGGTTTCATCGAAGAGGTCACTGACATAATAAAACAACACTTCAACATAATCTGCCTCAGAGACTTTCTACAAAACCCCCAGCAGCACGGCCCAAAGATCCAGGCCATACTGATGTGGAACACCTTCCCTGCAGCCAAGCCGTCGCTGCTCAGCTCGCTTCCATCACTAAAAGTGGTCGCCAATGGAGGAGTGGGCATCGACCACCTGGATGTGCCGTACATTACCAGTCTCGGGGTGAAGGTGGCCAACACGCCCGGCGTGGTGAGTGTCGCCACTGCAGATATGGCTATGGGTCTGCTGCTGGCATCCGCAAGAAAGATAGTTGAAG GTCACCAAATAGCTGTTGACCCCAAGACTACCAGTATACCACAAAGCCTGGTGGGAGTCGAAGTCACCGGGTCGACTCTGGGGATCATCGGAATGGGACACATCGGATACAAAATTGCTCAGAGAAGCAAAGGGTTTGATATGAAGATCCTGTATCACAACAGACACAGAAG GAGCGTTGAAGATGAGCAGTCAGTGGGGGCGAGTTACTGTGAGAACATGGATGACCTGCTGAGGGAGGCCGACTTTGTTGTGCTCGTTGTCAACCTTTCCCCTGAAACCAAAGGCCTGATCAGCCACAGGGAGCTGTCCCTCATGAAACCCACTGCAACCCTGGTCAACGTCAGCAGAG GTCTGGTTGTTGATCAGGATGCTTTAGTCAAAGCTCTGCAGTCTGGAGAAATTCGAGCAGCAGCTTtagatgtgactcatcctgaaCCTTTGCCCAG GGATCACCCTCTCCTCAGCCTGCCTAATGTACTCATCACACCCCATGTTGGCACCTACACCTATGCTACAATAAAACGGACGGTTCAGTGCATGGTGGATAATGCCGTAGCAGCTGTGAATGGCCTACCTGTTCCCAATGAAGTCAAGTTGAAATGA
- the zgc:136493 gene encoding putative 2-ketogluconate reductase isoform X4 has protein sequence MAEDKPWALISEVGEQGFIEEVTDIIKQHFNIICLRDFLQNPQQHGPKIQAILMWNTFPAAKPSLLSSLPSLKVVANGGVGIDHLDVPYITSLGVKVANTPGVVSVATADMAMGLLLASARKIVEGHQIAVDPKTTSIPQSLVGVEVTGSTLGIIGMGHIGYKIAQRSKGFDMKILYHNRHRRSVEDEQSVGASYCENMDDLLREADFVVLVVNLSPETKGLISHRELSLMKPTATLVNVSRGLVVDQDALVKALQSGEIRAAALDVTHPEPLPRDHPLLSLPNVLITPHVGTYTYATIKRTVQCMVDNAVAAVNGLPVPNEVKLK, from the exons ATGGCAGAGGACAAACCGTGGGCTCTGATCTCAGAGGTGGGCGAGCAGGGTTTCATCGAAGAGGTCACTGACATAATAAAACAACACTTCAACATAATCTGCCTCAGAGACTTTCTACAAAACCCCCAGCAGCACGGCCCAAAGATCCAGGCCATACTGATGTGGAACACCTTCCCTGCAGCCAAGCCGTCGCTGCTCAGCTCGCTTCCATCACTAAAAGTGGTCGCCAATGGAGGAGTGGGCATCGACCACCTGGATGTGCCGTACATTACCAGTCTCGGGGTGAAGGTGGCCAACACGCCCGGCGTGGTGAGTGTCGCCACTGCAGATATGGCTATGGGTCTGCTGCTGGCATCCGCAAGAAAGATAGTTGAAG GTCACCAAATAGCTGTTGACCCCAAGACTACCAGTATACCACAAAGCCTGGTGGGAGTCGAAGTCACCGGGTCGACTCTGGGGATCATCGGAATGGGACACATCGGATACAAAATTGCTCAGAGAAGCAAAGGGTTTGATATGAAGATCCTGTATCACAACAGACACAGAAG GAGCGTTGAAGATGAGCAGTCAGTGGGGGCGAGTTACTGTGAGAACATGGATGACCTGCTGAGGGAGGCCGACTTTGTTGTGCTCGTTGTCAACCTTTCCCCTGAAACCAAAGGCCTGATCAGCCACAGGGAGCTGTCCCTCATGAAACCCACTGCAACCCTGGTCAACGTCAGCAGAG GTCTGGTTGTTGATCAGGATGCTTTAGTCAAAGCTCTGCAGTCTGGAGAAATTCGAGCAGCAGCTTtagatgtgactcatcctgaaCCTTTGCCCAG GGATCACCCTCTCCTCAGCCTGCCTAATGTACTCATCACACCCCATGTTGGCACCTACACCTATGCTACAATAAAACGGACGGTTCAGTGCATGGTGGATAATGCCGTAGCAGCTGTGAATGGCCTACCTGTTCCCAATGAAGTCAAGTTGAAATGA